A single region of the Halopiger xanaduensis SH-6 genome encodes:
- a CDS encoding universal stress protein produces MSLLVPFDASRLATDALERATTFGEALEEEVVVLTVIPDDPEYARDRGWITEGEPFAPDAIEAGIRERVMDVAPEATFHTERVSSDEPTATSTTNVVREIRRVAAEIEASVVFIGSENAGSVIAPQSSVGSPVASDQRYDVYVVRRPGEGVDEADVSDIDSTSV; encoded by the coding sequence ATGTCACTGCTCGTCCCGTTCGACGCGTCGCGGCTCGCGACCGACGCCCTCGAGCGAGCCACGACGTTCGGCGAGGCGCTCGAGGAGGAGGTAGTCGTGCTGACGGTGATTCCGGACGATCCGGAGTACGCCAGGGATCGCGGCTGGATCACGGAGGGAGAACCGTTCGCTCCCGACGCGATCGAAGCGGGGATCCGGGAGCGAGTGATGGACGTCGCGCCCGAGGCGACGTTCCACACGGAGCGGGTGAGTTCCGACGAGCCGACGGCGACGTCGACGACGAACGTGGTTCGGGAGATCCGCCGCGTCGCGGCCGAGATCGAGGCGAGCGTGGTGTTCATCGGCTCGGAGAACGCCGGCTCCGTGATCGCGCCGCAGTCGAGCGTCGGGAGCCCCGTCGCGAGCGACCAGCGGTACGACGTCTACGTCGTTCGCCGGCCGGGCGAAGGCGTCGACGAGGCCGACGTCTCCGACATCGACTCGACGTCGGTGTAA
- a CDS encoding type 1 glutamine amidotransferase domain-containing protein: MTDALFVVSEEGYWGEECVEPLETLSAAGVEITVATPSGNPPKIDERSIDPEEVGEETAEHIQEVHETDERLNDPIPTAQADAEGYDVVVFPGGHGTEWDVNQDHDARRLLRDAVEGDDGKALVVCHAVGILAFTRDSHGAFLVNGRDVTGFPNEWEEGIVDENDLMPSGRKLPYWVEDEVEAAGGNWDAELEQDTSVTVDGDLLTARGPESSSAAAQTLLEELGL; encoded by the coding sequence CGTCAGCGAAGAGGGGTACTGGGGAGAGGAATGCGTCGAACCGCTCGAGACGCTCTCGGCGGCGGGCGTCGAGATCACGGTCGCCACGCCGTCGGGCAACCCGCCGAAGATCGACGAGCGCTCGATCGATCCCGAGGAGGTCGGCGAGGAGACCGCCGAGCACATCCAGGAGGTCCACGAGACCGACGAGCGCCTGAACGATCCGATCCCGACCGCGCAGGCCGACGCCGAGGGGTACGACGTCGTCGTCTTCCCCGGCGGCCACGGCACCGAGTGGGACGTCAACCAGGACCACGACGCGCGGCGACTCCTGCGGGACGCCGTCGAGGGCGACGACGGCAAGGCGCTGGTCGTCTGCCACGCCGTCGGCATCCTCGCGTTCACCCGCGACAGCCACGGCGCGTTCCTCGTCAACGGCCGCGACGTGACCGGCTTCCCCAACGAGTGGGAGGAAGGCATCGTCGACGAGAACGACCTGATGCCCAGCGGGCGAAAGCTTCCCTACTGGGTCGAAGACGAGGTCGAAGCCGCCGGCGGCAACTGGGACGCCGAACTCGAGCAGGATACGAGCGTCACCGTCGACGGCGACCTGCTCACCGCCCGCGGCCCCGAATCCTCGAGCGCGGCGGCGCAGACGCTGCTCGAGGAACTCGGGCTCTAA
- a CDS encoding cyclin, with amino-acid sequence MHSARDRIEYEPWLEELEQVAERLELSTEARSCAVDLFLADVPDDDRSKRAMLAASVYAGSLVAGDGRTQGAVADAADVSRLSIQQHWKGRLETAGLEPPGW; translated from the coding sequence ATGCACAGCGCCCGGGATCGGATCGAGTACGAACCGTGGCTCGAGGAACTCGAGCAGGTCGCCGAGCGGCTGGAGCTGTCGACCGAGGCGCGGTCGTGTGCGGTCGATCTCTTTCTCGCGGACGTGCCCGACGACGACCGCTCCAAACGCGCGATGCTGGCCGCGAGCGTCTACGCCGGCTCGCTCGTCGCCGGCGACGGTCGAACGCAGGGCGCGGTCGCCGACGCCGCGGACGTCTCCCGGCTGTCCATTCAACAACACTGGAAGGGTCGACTCGAGACGGCGGGCCTCGAGCCGCCGGGCTGGTGA
- a CDS encoding cation:proton antiporter produces MLLLSLPTLSSLAASTPGAVPVRDPILIFGLAMLVFLTAPLVLQRYRLPGIVGIIVVGAAIGPNGAGLLERDETIVLLGEVGIVYLMFVAGLEINLSQFIAYKDRSVVFGLLSFVVPQAVGTLVGVAALDLSLGAASLFAAIFSSHTLLAYPIVSRLGIARVESVTATIGGTIVTDTLALLVLAVVVAAERGAIGPLFWLELTGKLALFFAGVWLLVPRLGRWFFRTVEQESYFEFLFVMVVLFAAASSAAAAGVEGIIGAFLAGLALNRLVPESGPLMNRIEFVGNALFIPFFLLSVGMLVDVRVLTAGLETVTIAVAFLALVTTTKYAAAWLTAERYGYTHDETMVMFGLSVGQAAAALAIVLIGFETGLLDEAMVNAVVVMILVVSVFSPAVVDRYGRALVSDRAEYDPATAPQRLMLAFPGPSDRTPNRQRLVDLAVAVREPEAAQPLYAATVARPDPGEPARRTEAEIAEIEASFAETEAYTAGAEVPIELETRIDDDVADGISRAAVENRITTLLVGWDGSPSPRRTFGTVIDRLLGRTSQQVLVARLSQPLNTTDEIVAVLPPGIDRNEGFYGTVRTLAHLADGIDASIRAVAVGRTADRYERLFELVDPDVPVTVDGADGWPGARDRLRTVGETDLAVLVSARRGATGWHSELETLPADLAQTIDGNVVVMYPSGDGRGDDRQFLRFD; encoded by the coding sequence ATGCTACTGCTATCGCTACCGACGCTGTCGTCGCTTGCCGCTTCGACCCCCGGTGCTGTGCCCGTCCGCGATCCGATCCTCATCTTCGGGCTGGCGATGCTCGTCTTCCTGACCGCGCCGCTGGTCCTCCAGCGCTACCGGCTCCCGGGGATCGTCGGCATCATCGTCGTCGGCGCGGCGATCGGACCCAACGGCGCCGGCCTGCTCGAGCGCGACGAGACGATCGTGCTGCTGGGCGAGGTGGGGATCGTCTACCTGATGTTCGTCGCCGGCCTCGAGATCAACCTCTCGCAGTTTATCGCGTACAAGGACCGGAGCGTCGTCTTCGGGCTGCTCTCGTTCGTCGTCCCGCAGGCGGTCGGCACCCTCGTCGGGGTCGCCGCGCTCGACCTGTCGCTCGGCGCCGCGTCGCTGTTCGCCGCGATCTTCTCCTCGCACACCCTGCTGGCCTATCCGATCGTCAGTCGGCTCGGCATCGCGAGGGTCGAGAGCGTGACCGCGACGATCGGCGGGACGATCGTCACCGACACGCTCGCCTTGCTCGTGCTCGCGGTCGTCGTCGCCGCCGAACGGGGCGCGATCGGCCCGCTGTTCTGGCTCGAGCTGACCGGCAAGCTCGCGCTGTTTTTCGCGGGCGTCTGGCTGCTCGTTCCGCGGCTCGGCCGGTGGTTCTTCCGGACGGTCGAGCAGGAGAGCTACTTCGAGTTCCTGTTCGTGATGGTCGTGCTGTTCGCCGCCGCCTCGAGCGCCGCGGCCGCCGGCGTCGAGGGGATTATCGGCGCGTTCCTCGCGGGCCTCGCGCTCAACCGGCTGGTCCCCGAGAGCGGCCCGCTGATGAACCGGATCGAGTTCGTCGGAAACGCACTGTTCATCCCCTTCTTCCTGCTGTCGGTCGGGATGCTCGTCGACGTGCGGGTCCTGACCGCGGGCCTCGAAACGGTGACGATCGCCGTCGCCTTCCTCGCGCTGGTGACGACGACGAAGTACGCCGCGGCGTGGCTGACGGCCGAACGCTACGGCTACACGCACGACGAGACGATGGTCATGTTCGGCCTCTCGGTCGGGCAGGCCGCGGCGGCGCTGGCGATCGTCCTGATCGGCTTCGAAACGGGACTGCTCGACGAGGCGATGGTCAACGCCGTCGTGGTGATGATCCTCGTCGTCAGCGTCTTCAGCCCCGCGGTCGTCGACCGCTACGGGCGAGCGCTCGTTTCGGACCGCGCCGAGTACGATCCGGCGACGGCGCCCCAGCGGCTCATGCTCGCGTTTCCGGGACCGTCGGATCGCACCCCGAACCGCCAGCGGCTGGTGGACCTCGCCGTGGCCGTCCGCGAGCCCGAGGCGGCCCAACCGCTCTATGCAGCGACCGTCGCCCGCCCGGATCCCGGCGAGCCCGCGCGCCGGACGGAGGCCGAAATCGCCGAGATCGAGGCGTCGTTCGCCGAAACCGAGGCCTACACCGCCGGCGCCGAGGTCCCGATCGAACTCGAGACCCGGATCGACGACGACGTCGCCGACGGAATCAGTCGCGCCGCCGTCGAGAATCGGATCACGACGCTGCTCGTCGGCTGGGACGGCAGCCCCTCGCCGCGTCGAACGTTCGGCACCGTGATCGATCGCCTCCTCGGGCGGACGAGCCAGCAGGTGCTGGTCGCGCGCCTCTCGCAGCCGCTCAACACGACCGACGAGATCGTCGCGGTCCTGCCGCCGGGGATCGACCGCAACGAGGGGTTCTACGGGACGGTCCGTACGCTCGCGCACCTCGCGGACGGGATCGACGCGTCGATCCGCGCGGTCGCCGTCGGGCGGACGGCCGACCGGTACGAGCGACTCTTCGAACTGGTCGATCCGGACGTCCCCGTGACCGTCGACGGCGCGGACGGCTGGCCCGGCGCTCGCGACCGGCTTCGAACCGTCGGCGAGACGGATCTCGCCGTCCTGGTGAGCGCGCGCCGCGGCGCGACGGGCTGGCACTCCGAACTGGAGACGCTGCCCGCCGACCTCGCGCAGACGATCGACGGAAACGTCGTCGTCATGTATCCGTCGGGCGACGGCCGCGGGGACGATCGGCAGTTCCTCCGGTTCGACTGA
- a CDS encoding SPW repeat domain-containing protein: MSETPTDPEANRTAETDRHRNTLNTDTMQWVSAIVALAGLGLVAYPFIFESTDTATWNDTLTGTGIFLLAGYNFYRLSKDRLASVGVASLAAVLGLWALVSPAVIEMGSSELAMTTAGGGLLVAALSAYNAYANSKADAPDHAHARA; this comes from the coding sequence ATGAGTGAAACACCGACCGATCCGGAAGCGAACCGCACCGCCGAGACTGACCGTCACCGTAATACCCTCAATACGGACACGATGCAGTGGGTGAGCGCGATCGTCGCCCTGGCGGGACTGGGGCTGGTCGCCTACCCGTTCATATTCGAGTCGACGGATACGGCGACCTGGAACGACACCCTCACGGGGACGGGCATCTTCCTGCTCGCCGGCTACAACTTCTACCGGCTGTCGAAGGACCGGCTGGCGAGCGTCGGCGTCGCCTCGCTGGCCGCGGTACTCGGGCTCTGGGCGCTCGTCTCGCCGGCGGTTATCGAGATGGGCAGCAGCGAACTCGCGATGACCACCGCCGGGGGCGGACTGCTCGTAGCAGCCCTTTCGGCCTACAACGCCTACGCGAACAGCAAGGCTGACGCGCCCGATCACGCCCACGCTCGCGCGTAA
- the acs gene encoding acetate--CoA ligase, which translates to MVDRNGWGRDRPVPTGSPRSPPDWFARQANVTDEEIYETFERDWPDCWERAADLLSWDEPYDTVLNDENAPFYEWFGGGKLNAAYNCVDRHLEAGRKNHVAIRWEGKHGEHETYTYRDLYVEVNEFAAALRGLGVEEDDVVTIYLPMIPALPIAMLACARIGAPHSVVFAGLSADALATRMDAAESEYLITCDGYYRRGDAFNQKSKADNARLSVEQDVETVVVDRLGDDLPHVLGDDERDYHDLCREYAGETVDPVSRDAEDMLFLMYTSGTTGEPKGVVHATGGYLAHVAWTSHAVLDITPEDTYWCAADIGWITGHSYIVYGPLALGTTAVMYEGTPDYPDRDRLWEIVDRNAVDVFYTAPTAIRAFMKWGSDYPDRHDLSSLRLLGSVGEPISPRPWNWYREHIGRGDCPVVDTWWQTETGAVIVSTLPGIDEMKPGAAGPGLPGIDVAVVDEAGDPVEPGQAGYLTIGRPWPGMARTLYDGDDRFRSEYWDRFSDPDRDEWVYFSGDAAAIDEDGYVTVLGRIDDVINVSGRRLSTMEIESAITDVDGVAEAAVVGRSSEATGTEIYAYVSTAGGHDPDATIRQRIVDSIESTIGPIAKPSEIVFTPELPKTRSGKIMRRLLEDIANGEDLGDTSSLRNPEIVGEIQAESGTE; encoded by the coding sequence ATGGTCGATCGGAACGGGTGGGGACGGGATCGGCCCGTCCCGACCGGGTCGCCTCGGAGCCCTCCCGACTGGTTCGCCCGGCAGGCGAACGTCACGGACGAGGAGATCTACGAGACGTTCGAGCGGGACTGGCCGGACTGCTGGGAGCGGGCGGCCGACCTCCTCTCGTGGGACGAGCCGTACGATACCGTTCTGAACGACGAGAACGCGCCCTTCTACGAGTGGTTCGGCGGCGGGAAACTGAACGCCGCCTACAACTGCGTCGACCGCCACCTCGAGGCGGGGCGGAAGAACCACGTCGCGATCCGCTGGGAGGGGAAACACGGCGAGCACGAGACCTACACCTACCGGGACCTGTACGTCGAGGTCAACGAGTTCGCGGCGGCGCTGCGCGGGCTGGGCGTCGAGGAGGACGACGTGGTGACGATCTACCTGCCGATGATCCCCGCGCTGCCGATCGCGATGTTGGCCTGCGCCCGAATCGGCGCGCCCCACAGCGTCGTATTCGCGGGGCTCTCGGCCGACGCGCTGGCGACGCGGATGGACGCCGCCGAGAGCGAGTACCTGATCACCTGCGACGGTTACTACCGCCGCGGCGACGCCTTCAACCAAAAGAGCAAGGCCGACAACGCCCGGCTCTCGGTCGAGCAGGACGTCGAGACCGTCGTCGTCGATCGCCTCGGGGACGATCTGCCCCACGTACTCGGCGACGACGAGCGGGACTATCACGACCTCTGCCGGGAGTACGCCGGCGAAACCGTCGACCCCGTCTCTCGAGACGCCGAGGACATGCTGTTCCTGATGTACACGTCGGGCACGACGGGCGAACCGAAGGGCGTCGTCCACGCGACCGGCGGGTACCTCGCGCACGTCGCGTGGACGAGCCACGCCGTCCTCGACATCACGCCCGAGGACACCTACTGGTGTGCGGCCGATATCGGCTGGATCACGGGCCACTCCTACATCGTCTACGGGCCGCTGGCACTGGGCACGACGGCGGTGATGTACGAGGGAACGCCGGACTATCCCGACCGGGATCGACTCTGGGAGATCGTCGACCGGAACGCGGTCGACGTCTTCTACACGGCGCCGACGGCGATCCGCGCGTTCATGAAGTGGGGGTCGGACTACCCCGACCGGCACGATCTGTCCTCGCTGCGACTGCTCGGGTCCGTGGGCGAGCCGATCAGCCCCCGCCCGTGGAACTGGTACCGCGAGCACATCGGCCGCGGCGACTGTCCGGTCGTCGACACCTGGTGGCAGACCGAGACCGGGGCGGTGATCGTCTCGACGCTGCCCGGGATCGACGAGATGAAACCCGGCGCGGCCGGCCCCGGACTTCCGGGGATCGACGTCGCGGTCGTCGACGAAGCGGGCGACCCCGTCGAACCCGGCCAGGCCGGCTACCTCACCATCGGCCGCCCGTGGCCGGGCATGGCGCGGACGCTGTACGACGGCGACGACCGCTTCCGCTCGGAGTACTGGGACCGGTTCTCCGATCCCGACCGCGACGAGTGGGTCTACTTCAGCGGCGACGCCGCGGCGATCGACGAGGACGGCTACGTCACGGTGCTCGGCCGCATCGACGACGTGATCAACGTCTCCGGACGGCGCCTGAGCACGATGGAGATCGAGAGCGCGATCACCGACGTCGACGGCGTCGCCGAAGCCGCCGTCGTCGGCCGCTCGAGCGAGGCGACCGGCACCGAGATCTACGCCTACGTGAGCACGGCGGGCGGCCACGACCCGGACGCGACGATTCGACAGCGGATCGTCGACAGCATCGAGTCGACGATCGGCCCGATCGCGAAGCCGAGCGAGATCGTCTTCACGCCGGAACTGCCCAAGACCCGGTCGGGCAAGATCATGCGGCGACTGCTCGAGGACATCGCGAACGGGGAGGATCTCGGCGACACGAGTTCGCTCCGGAACCCGGAGATCGTCGGCGAAATCCAGGCCGAGAGCGGGACCGAGTAG